One Polypterus senegalus isolate Bchr_013 chromosome 10, ASM1683550v1, whole genome shotgun sequence DNA segment encodes these proteins:
- the LOC120536547 gene encoding zinc finger protein 2 homolog produces MAHTALNALAICSENGDRGAGHGVWKTEEFTEQPHGDIKDEDAQVDIMSASDDYLKQESISIKKEELSIKVEVTQGEQVSPLPCRDEDLSTDHKVNESHQGWNLEGSPSSSQQECRAGDEPVNEGTQGKMGEEQAVEDLENPQPRSQLQLLQIQQKNHKGKKSNQCAECGKTFTKASALNAHQRIHAGDRMYGCPKYGGTSKASPKLKAHERIHTGGEVDEDSECEYPKGSSQDKEGTSRFGPTLETKLEERVTGLHFFKPLPLFHDQISSSIKQENVSDLPSGVSDHGRKQESLSIKTEEFIGIKEEDTEVEVSSTVKKEMLTPVCSTEKSMDSNMTDDHEMHQNIEKEEKTHQCHRCGKNFPLDSGQRLHVGDQTEEIAYQCTDCEKSFSQRLQLSHQQGNPTGNKPYQCTECGKSFKQKVFFKNHMRIHTGEKPYQCTECGKSFRLGAVLKRHKRIHSAERPYQCSECEKSFKQKVGLKNHMRIHTGEKPYQCTECGRRFRWNPHFKLHLRSHTGEKAYQCSDCGKSFTHKRNLVEHRKVHSGLKPYQCGECGKTFIRRTNLSQHLKVHTGEKTYQCHECGMGFWRKSYLEEHSMYHTGKNLLQCSECGEHFTNQKRLSRHHKVHRGERPYQCNDCEKTFKQYGHLMVHRRSHTGEKPYQCAECGKCFTQSAAFTIHQRIHSGEKPFQCSECGKSFRQGSGLRQHQKIHAKKKNSSSVRNVEGLSAEAHTSDVIS; encoded by the exons ATGGCCCACACTGCACTGAACGCTTTGGCCATCTGTAGCGAGAATGGCGACAGAGGTGCAGGCCATGGAGTCTGGAAAACTGAAGAGTTTACTGAGCAGCCTCATGGAGACATTAAGGATGAAGACGCCCAAGTAGACATTATGAGTGCTTCAGATGATTATCTGAAGCAGGAGTCCATCAGTATTAAGAAGGAGGAGCTCAGCATTAAAGTGGAGGTCACACAAGGGGAGCAGGTGTCTCCTTTGCCATGCAGAGATGAAGATTTATCAACTGACCACAAAGTTAACGAAAGCCATCAAGGGTGGAATCTGGAGGGCAGTCCATCATCATCTCAGCAAGAGTGTAGGGCTGGAGATGAGCCGGTGAATGAAGGGACACAAGGGAAGATGGGTGAGGAGCAGGCGGTAGAAGATCTGGAAAATCCTCAGCCCCGCAGTCAACTACAACTCCTCCAAATCCAGCAGAAGAATCACAAAGGAAAAAAGTCCAATCAGTGCGCTGAATGTGGGAAGACGTTCACCAAGGCATCGGCCCTCAACGCGCACCAACGCATTCACGCGGGTGACAGAATGTATGGGTGTCCCAAGTATGGAGGGACTTCCAAGGCGTCACCGAAGCTTAAAGCTCATGAGAGAATTCACACCGGAGGAGAAGTGGACGAGGATTCAGAGTGCG AATATCCTAAAGGGTCTTCTCAGGACAAAGAAGGAACTTCTCGTTTTGGCCCCACGTTGGAGACCAAACTAGAAGAACGAGTTACAGGTTTGCACTTTTTCAAACCTCTTCCACTCTTTCATGATCAAATTTCTAGTTCCATTAAACAGGAAAATGTTTCAGATTTGCCCTCTGGGGTTTCCGACCATGGAAGGAAGCAGGAGTCCCTCAGCATTAAGACGGAGGAGTTCATCGGTATTAAAGAGGAGGACACAGAAGTTGAAGTTTCTTCtactgttaaaaaagaaatgcttaCTCCAGTATGCTCTACAGAGAAGTCTATGGACTCGAATATGACAGATGATCATGAAATGCACCAGAacattgaaaaagaagaaaaaacacatcagTGTCATAGGTGTGGAAAGAATTTCCCTTTGGATTCAGGTCAAAGATTGCATGTAGGAGATCAAACAGAAGAAATCGCTTATCAATGTACAGATTGTGAAAAGTCTTTCAGTCAGCGTCTACAACTTTCACATCAGCAAGGAAACCCCACAGGGAACAAACCTTACCAATGTACTGAATGTGGGAAGAGTTTCAAACAGAAGGTATTCTTTAAAAATCATATGAGAATCCACACAGGGGAAAAACCTTACCAGTGTACTGAATGTGGGAAGAGCTTCCGACTGGGTGCAGTCCTGAAAAGACACAAGAGAATTCACAGCGCAGAGAGACCCTACCAATGTAGTGAATGTGAGAAGAGCTTCAAACAGAAGGTAGGTCTTAAAAATCACATGAGGATACACACAGGGGAAAAACCTTACCAGTGTACTGAATGTGGCAGGAGATTCCGCTGGAATCCCCACTTTAAACTTCACTTGAGGTCTCACACAGGCGAAAAAGCGTACCAGTGCAGTGACTGTGGAAAGAGTTTCACACACAAAAGAAATCTCGTCGAACACCGCAAAGTTCACAGTGGATTAAAACCTTACCAGTGTGGTGAATGTGGAAAAACTTTCATACGCAGAACAAATCTCTCCCAGCACTTGAAAGTTCACACGGGAGAAAAAACTTACCAATGTCATGAATGTGGAATGGGCTTCTGGAGGAAATCGTATCTCGAAGAACACTCGATGTATCACACCGGCAAAAACCTCCTACAGTGCAGTGAATGCGGTGAGCATTTTACAAACCAAAAACGTCTCAGCCGTCATCATAAAGTCCACAGAGGAGAAAGACCTTACCAGTGTAATGACTGCGAAAAGACGTTTAAGCAATATGGGCACCTTATGGTTCATCGGAGGTCTCACACAGGTGAGAAGCCATACCAGTGTGCTGAATGCGGGAAGTGTTTCACTCAGAGTGCAGCGTTTACAATTCATCAAAGAATTCACTCGGGTGAAAAACCTTTCCAGTGTTCGGAGTGCGGGAAGAGTTTCAGGCAGGGTTCAGGCCTCCGACAGCACCAAAAAAttcatgcaaagaagaaaaacagtagCAGTGTAAGGAATGTCGAAGGTCTGTCAGCCGAAGCGCACACCTCAGACGTCATCAGTTGA